One window from the genome of Antechinus flavipes isolate AdamAnt ecotype Samford, QLD, Australia chromosome X, AdamAnt_v2, whole genome shotgun sequence encodes:
- the ALAS2 gene encoding 5-aminolevulinate synthase, erythroid-specific, mitochondrial yields the protein MQRHEGGGAREVHTAPAQDFSLICPRADGRGQGQKYRLRCRTSRSSSVQGNRPNMASFLQRCPALAWDRVTFLKKIRPQLLLNAHRCPVMVARGLVTSSPEGKEAKAQACGSLSLAKGQCPFMESELQTGKSNIVLKAVPEILEDVKPFKPVPITCLVQEMQSSLKKQLWGSGDQKLTTENKITHLIKDNMSGSHTFGYDAFFSHKIEEKKRDHTYRVFKTVNRRADAYPFARDFSEGESSGTKEVSIWCSNDYLGMSRHPSVLQATQDTMKQLGVGAGGTRNISGTSQFHVDLERELADLHHKDAALLFSSCFVANDSTLFTLAKTLPGCEIYSDAGNHASMIQGIRNSGVPKFVFRHNDPAHLEELLSKAEPLTPKIVAFETVHSMDGAICPLEEMCDIAHKYGALTFVDEVHAVGLYGSRGAGIGERDGVMHKIDIVSGTLGKAFGCIGGYIASTHDLVDTVRSYAAGFIFTTSLPPMVLAGALASVRILKGKEGQALRRAHQRNVRHMRQLLMDKGLPVIACPSHIIPIRVGDAALNSQICDLLISKHNIYVQAINYPTVPRGEELLRLAPSPHHTPQMMDYFVDKLLEAWIEVGLPLQDVPSAACNFCHRPVHFDLMSEWERSYFGNMGPQYVTVFA from the exons ATGCAGAGGCACGAGGGAGGAGGGGCCAGGGAAGTCCACACAGCCCCAGCCCAAGATTTCAGCCTTATCTGTCCACGGGCCGATGGGCGGGGCCAGGGACAGAAATACAGGCTCCGGTGTCGGACCTCGCGTTCGTCCTCAGTGCAGGGCAACAG GCCCAATATGGCTTCCTTCCTACAGCGTTGCCCAGCCCTGGCCTGGGACAGAGTCACGTTCCTGAAGAAAATAAGGCCCCAGCTGTTGCTCAATGCTCATCGCTGCCCTGTCATGGTGGCCCGAGGCCTGGTCACATCTAGCCCAGAGGGCAAGGAGGCAAAGGCCCAAGCTTGTG GGTCTCTTTCCCTGGCCAAGGGCCAGTGCCCCTTCATGGAGTCTGAGCTCCAGACTGGGAAGAGCAACATTGTGCTGAAGGCTGTGCCTGAGATACTGGAGGATGTCAAGCCATTCAAACCAG TTCCGATTACTTGTCTGGTCCAAGAGATGCAGTCGAGCCTTAAGAAGCAACTCTGGGGCTCCGGAGACCAGAAATTGACCACTGAGAATAAGATCACCCACCTCATCAAGGACAATATGTCCG GAAGCCACACCTTTGGCTACGACGCCTTCTTTAGCCACAAGAtcgaagagaagaagagagaccaCACTTACCGTGTGTTCAAGACCGTCAACCGCAGGGCCGACGCCTACCCCTTCGCCCGGGACTTTTCCGAAGGGGAGAGCTCGGGCACCAAGGAGGTGTCTATCTGGTGCAGCAACGACTACCTGGGCATGAGCCGGCATCCCAGCGTGCTGCAGGCCACACA GGACACCATGAAGCAGCTCGGAGTCGGAGCTGGTGGGACACGTAACATCTCCGGCACGAGCCAGTTCCACGTGGATCTGGAGCGCGAGCTGGCCGACCTTCACCACAAGGATGCtgcccttctcttctcctcctgctTTGTGGCCAACGACTCGACCCTGTTCACCCTCGCGAAGACCCTGCCCG GATGTGAGATCTATTCAGATGCAGGCAATCACGCCTCCATGATCCAGGGCATCCGCAACAGTGGGGTTCCCAAGTTTGTTTTCCGGCACAATGACCCCGCACATCTGGAGGAGCTCCTGAGCAAAGCTGAGCCCCTGACACCCAAGATCGTGGCCTTTGAGACGGTGCACTCCATGGACG GTGCCATCTGCCCCCTGGAGGAGATGTGCGATATAGCCCACAAATACGGGGCCTTGACTTTTGTGGATGAGGTCCACGCCGTTGGCCTGTATGGTTCGCGGGGTGCCGGGATCGGCGAGCGTGATGGCGTCATGCACAAGATCGACATTGTCTCCGGGACCCTGG gAAAGGCCTTTGGCTGCATTGGGGGTTACATCGCCAGTACCCATGACTTGGTGGACACCGTGCGCTCCTATGCCGCCGGCTTCATTTTTACCACCTCCCTGCCCCCCATGGTGCTGGCCGGGGCTCTGGCCTCTGTGCGCATCCTCAAGGGCAAGGAGGGCCAAGCCCTGCGACGCGCTCACCAGCGCAACGTCCGCCACATGCGCCAACTGCTCATGGACAAGGGGCTTCCTGTCATCGCCTGCCCCAGTCACATCATCCCTATCCGG GTTGGGGATGCTGCCCTCAACAGCCAAATCTGTGACCTGCTGATCTCCAAGCACAACATCTATGTGCAGGCCATCAACTATCCCACAGTGCCCCGGGGTGAGGAGCTACTGAGGCTGGCACCTTCTCCTCACCACACCCCTCAGATGATGGACTACTTCGTGG ACAAACTGCTTGAGGCCTGGATTGAAGTGGGCTTGCCCCTCCAGGATGTCCCTTCTGCCGCCTGCAACTTCTGCCATCGCCCTGTGCACTTTGACCTCATGAGCGAGTGGGAACGCTCCTATTTCGGAAACATGGGCCCTCAATATGTCACCGTGTTTGCCTGA